In one Salvelinus fontinalis isolate EN_2023a chromosome 16, ASM2944872v1, whole genome shotgun sequence genomic region, the following are encoded:
- the LOC129812758 gene encoding fibronectin type III domain-containing protein 5-like isoform X1 — translation MKRFFLSTVPLLILSCLGVSRVFADSLAAPVNVTIKALKSNSAVVTWDIPEGDLVIGFAITQQKKDVRMLRFIQEVNTTTRSCALWDLEEETDYIVHVQSISMSGPMSQHSEPLRFRTPKESETQASKSKDEVTMEEVGAQLRAGEFIIIVVVLIMWAGEGWNVSKGVIALFCRQYDIIKDNEPNTNKDKAKTSSECSTPEHPTGGLLRSKFPKNNNNNNRAPSVNIIEV, via the exons ATGAAGAGATTTTTCCTGTCAACCGTGCCACTGCTAATTCTCAGCTGTCTAGGTGTCTCTCGCGTCTTTGCGG ACAGTTTGGCGGCTCCTGTCAATGTGACCATCAAGGCTCTGAAGTCCAACTCTGCCGTGGTGACATGGGACATCCCCGAGGGGGACCTTGTCATCGGCTTTGCCATCACACAGCAG AAGAAGGACGTGCGCATGCTGCGCTTCATCCAGGAAGTGAACACCACCACCCGCTCCTGTGCATTATGGGACTTGGAGGAGGAGACCGACTACATTGTGCACGTGCAGTCCATCAGCATGAGTGGGCCCATGAGTCAGCACAGCGAACCCCTGCGCTTCCGCACGCCCAAGGAGTCTGAGACACAGGCCTCGAAGAGTAAAG ACGAGGTGACCATGGAGGAAGTGGGAGCTCAGCTGAGGGCAGGGGAGTTCATCATTATCGTGGTGGTGCTGATCATGTGGGCAGGTGAGGGGTGGAATGTTTCAAAAG GTGTGATCGCTCTCTTCTGCCGTCAGTATGACATCATCAAAGACAACGAGCCCAACACCAACAAGGACAAAGCCAAGACCTCATCAGAGTGCAGTACTCCAGAGCACCCGACGGGGGGGCTGTTGCGCAGTAAG TTCcccaagaacaacaacaacaacaaccgggCGCCATCTGTGAACATCATTGAGGTGTGA
- the LOC129812493 gene encoding uncharacterized protein LOC129812493: protein MERPNQPLKTIFHRLSSVQPRGDNKSFGHLRPLSVYSRMITCENGRVSPSGTNQSWNSSNPFCNLKIEIVNSNAPTRHKRRLDDSCLDDMYETTYKKPCSSKAISPDLACVVVSCNTLPDVATVSPTTDLQKVPPSVENTVKDKGTSEAVICVPNSDHIQCGQAGEAGSRQGGATAPGGPVSNVSEAWSEILSHEPEKVSMDLGPVFDFDVDDIMCLSPIDSDRESDEGIEAFVDSCKSFYDDRTRNPSDGDTQQTKPFFAHSPTQDQVLREGYDVGEREEGKGEKMVGEGERGKEGNEEINHQEEEEVGSIEGFFSRSYLEALKAGKDVSQAVPPLQPRISSCPLFRGREVMQRLQVAVSDEGEPPCPPGFPDPNGDQAMVCQPHYSFTSKDVAYGLYGAPLVPVEGADEGLAGTAEDDWSIGAPILESSLCHIAPVEFNAGCEGNVVEGRGGGLDSVQECQVTLLAEEVTVETRYENAFPLQVQVRSVLVVPSVQQSSTSQSSTPPEQKVSETRSVQKPSPEKNVVKTTRPVQKPSPGQNIIKNTTVHKPSLGQKVTKIKPVHAASTSSDQKVVNTRPVQKPSPGQNIIKNTIVHKPSLGQKVTKIKPVQAASTSSDQKVVNTRPVQKSSPGQNIIKNTIVHKPSLGQKVTKIKPVQAASTSSDQKVVNTRPVQKSSPGQNIIKNTIVHKPSLGQKGTKIKPVQAASTSSDQKVVNTRPVQKTAPRPVVYDREEDWQREKWLYVDSVTRHIRENIGAGEGVMTELLNLMNHVAEQGPGTNGRQWQHPSDLTRRNYQRRFGNDKTNYTLDEWQNQNYRNHQRFANLPQIFERSPVL, encoded by the exons ATGGAGAGGCCTAACCAGCCTCTGAAGACAATATTTCATAGGCTAAGTAGTGTACAACCAAGAGGAGATAATAAGAGTTTTGGGCACTTGAGACCGCTCTCTGTTTATTCTAGAATGATAACTTGTGAAAACGGTAGGGTTAGTCCTAGCGGCACTAACCAGTCATGGAATTCATCCAATCCATTCTGCAACTTGAAAATAGAGATTGTGAACAGCAATGCCCCTACAAGACACAAGAGGCGATTGGATGACTCCTGCCTTGATGACATGTACGAGACTACGTACAAAAAGCCCTGCAGTTCTAAGGCCATCTCCCCAGACCTGGCTTGTGTTGTAGTTTCATGTAACACCCTTCCAGATGTAGCCACTGTCTCCCCTACCACTGACCTCCAAAAAGTGCCACCTAGTGTTGAAAATACAGTCAAAGATAAAGGTACATCAGAAGCTGTGATATGTGTGCCAAACTCTGATCATATCCAGTGTGGCCAAGCAGGAGAGGCTGGAAGTAGACAAGGTGGTGCTACAGCTCCAGGCGGCCCCGTATCAAACGTGTCTGAGGCCTGGTCTGAGATCCTGAGCCATGAGCCTGAGAAAGTCTCGATGGACCTTGGTCCTGTTTTTGACTTTGACGTTGACGACATCATGTGCCTGAGCCCCATTGACAGCGACAGGGAGAGCGATGAGGGCATTGAAGCCTTTGTCGATAGCTGTAAAAGTTTTTACGACGACCGCACCCGTAACCCCAGTGACGGCGACACCCAGCAAACTAAGCCTTTCTTCGCTCATAGTCCAACACAGGACCAGGTTTTAAGGGAGGGATATGacgtaggagagagggaggaggggaaaggagagaagatggtgggagaaggagaaaggggTAAAGAGGGCAATGAGGAGATAAACcatcaggaggaagaggaggttggaAGCATTGAGGGGTTTTTCTCCAGGTCCTACCTTGAGGCACTTAAAGCAGGAAAGGATGTGTCTCAGGCTGTGCCACCCCTGCAGCCCCGCATCTCGTCCTGCCCTTTGTTTAGGGGGAGGGAGGTGATGCAGAGGCTGCAGGTGGCTGTGTCAGATGAGGGGGAGCCTCCATGTCCTCCAGGGTTCCCTGATCCCAATGGGGACCAGGCTATGGTTTGCCAGCCGCACTACTCTTTCACTTCGAAGGATGTAGCTTATGGGTTATATGGGGCACCTCTGGTCCCAGTGGAGGGTGCAGATGAGGGCTTGGCGGGCACGGCAGAGGACGATTGGAGTATCGGTGCCCCGATACTGGAGTCCTCATTGTGTCACATTGCCCCAGTGGAGTTCAATGCGGGTTGTGAGGGAAATGTGGTGGAGGGGCGGGGGGGTGGGCTTGATTCAGTTCAGGAGTGCCAGGTCACACTCCTGGCCGAAGAGGTAACCGTGGAGACCAGGTACGAGAACGCCTTTCCTCTCCAAGTCCAG GTGAGGTCAGTATTGGTGGTTCCCAGCGTGCAGCAGAGCAGCACCAGCCAATCCTCAACGCCGCCTGAGCAGAAAGTGTCTGAGACCAGGTCTGTGCAGAAACCTTCTCCGGAGAAGAATGTTGTCAAGACAACAAGACCTGTCCAGAAACCTTCACCTGGACAGAACATTATCAAGAACACAACTGTCCATAAACCTTCGCTTGGGCAGAAAGTGACAAAGATAAAACCTGTCCATGCAGCTTCAACTTCGTCTGACCAGAAAGTGGTCAATACAAGACCTGTCCAGAAACCTTCACCTGGACAGAACATTATCAAGAACACAATTGTCCATAAACCTTCGCTTGGGCAGAAAGTGACGAAGATAAAACCTGTCCAGGCAGCTTCAACTTCGTCTGACCAGAAAGTGGTCAATACAAGACCTGTCCAGAAATCTTCCCCTGGACAGAACATTATCAAGAACACAATTGTCCATAAACCTTCGCTTGGGCAGAAAGTGACGAAGATAAAACCTGTCCAGGCAGCTTCAACTTCGTCTGACCAGAAAGTGGTCAATACAAGACCTGTCCAGAAATCTTCCCCTGGACAGAACATTATCAAGAACACAATTGTCCATAAACCTTCGCTTGGGCAGAAAGGGACGAAGATAAAACCTGTCCAGGCAGCTTCAACTTCGTCTGACCAGAAAGTGGTCAATACAAGACCTGTCCAGAAAACTGCACCAAG GCCAGTGGTCTATGACAGGGAGGAGGACTGGCAGCGTGAGAAGTGGCTCTATGTGGACTCAGTCACCAGACACATAAGGGAGAACATTGGTGCAGGAGAAG GGGTGATGACTGAGCTGCTGAACCTGATGAACCATGTGGCTGAACAGGGACCAGGCACCAACGGCAGGCAGTGGCAGCACCCCTCGGATCTCACCCGCAG AAATTACCAAAGAAGATTTGGAAATGACAAAACAAATTACACTCTGGACGAATGGCAGAACCAGAACTACAGGAACCACCAGCGCTTTGCCAATCTCCCACAGATCTTTGAGAGAAGTCCGGTTCTGTAA
- the LOC129812758 gene encoding fibronectin type III domain-containing protein 5-like isoform X2, with translation MKRFFLSTVPLLILSCLGVSRVFADSLAAPVNVTIKALKSNSAVVTWDIPEGDLVIGFAITQQKKDVRMLRFIQEVNTTTRSCALWDLEEETDYIVHVQSISMSGPMSQHSEPLRFRTPKESETQASKSKDEVTMEEVGAQLRAGEFIIIVVVLIMWAGVIALFCRQYDIIKDNEPNTNKDKAKTSSECSTPEHPTGGLLRSKFPKNNNNNNRAPSVNIIEV, from the exons ATGAAGAGATTTTTCCTGTCAACCGTGCCACTGCTAATTCTCAGCTGTCTAGGTGTCTCTCGCGTCTTTGCGG ACAGTTTGGCGGCTCCTGTCAATGTGACCATCAAGGCTCTGAAGTCCAACTCTGCCGTGGTGACATGGGACATCCCCGAGGGGGACCTTGTCATCGGCTTTGCCATCACACAGCAG AAGAAGGACGTGCGCATGCTGCGCTTCATCCAGGAAGTGAACACCACCACCCGCTCCTGTGCATTATGGGACTTGGAGGAGGAGACCGACTACATTGTGCACGTGCAGTCCATCAGCATGAGTGGGCCCATGAGTCAGCACAGCGAACCCCTGCGCTTCCGCACGCCCAAGGAGTCTGAGACACAGGCCTCGAAGAGTAAAG ACGAGGTGACCATGGAGGAAGTGGGAGCTCAGCTGAGGGCAGGGGAGTTCATCATTATCGTGGTGGTGCTGATCATGTGGGCAG GTGTGATCGCTCTCTTCTGCCGTCAGTATGACATCATCAAAGACAACGAGCCCAACACCAACAAGGACAAAGCCAAGACCTCATCAGAGTGCAGTACTCCAGAGCACCCGACGGGGGGGCTGTTGCGCAGTAAG TTCcccaagaacaacaacaacaacaaccgggCGCCATCTGTGAACATCATTGAGGTGTGA